From Pararhizobium sp. A13:
GTTGACCGGAACGCCTTTGCCAGACGACGCATCACCCCGGCCGGAGGCGACCTCGATAGCGATTTCCTGCACGTCCATAACGAGGACGCGACCGATGGTCACCGTCGTGGCCGAGCTGGGGGCGGATGCGCCGTTCTTGAAGCGGAGCCTGATCTTGTAGAGCTTGTTCGGATCGCACGCCTGCTGCGATACGCGGTTCATGGCACCACGGCTGCCGCCGGAGTTGGCGGAAACCGCCGTGGCAACGGCGTCCTGCGGGCGCAGCTCCAGAAGGTAGTCAACAGTGCCGCTGGACGTCGGCTGGCCGCTCACAGATGCGCTGACGGCGCCAGGGGCGCTGTCGCCGACGACTTCAAGAGCCGTCGTGCTTGAACTGGTGCCATCCATCTTGAGCGAGGCGCGGTTGGCCCAGTCGTTCGCAAGATTGGCGTTGACGACGGGCTGGAGTGTGACGGGGTCGACCTCCACCGCCTCCATGTAGACGGTGTTGTTGGCGATCCGCTGGCTAAGGCTCGCGGTCATCTGCACATCGAATGGGACGGTAAACACCTCCTTCGACAGGAGGCTATATTCCGCGTTGATCGCGGTGCCCATATTCACCACGAGGTTCGAGCCGGACACCGTGACGCCCATGCCGCCAGCATCGGTCTCAACATCCCACTTGTCAGCGGAGAGTGCTGAGCCGTTGAACTCGTCGGCCCATTTCTTTTGCGCGGTGCCAATCTGGCTATATGCACTGCCATCGGGCAAGTTCGTCTCAGATGACAGCGATGCACTGCCGCTCCAGACCTTCAGCGGATATCCGCCGTCGTTGTTATAGACCCTCAGACGCGCGATCGGCACTTTGGCAAGCCGCAGGAATGGCGGATTGGTCAAGGCCGAAATCGAGCCAATCTGCAGCCAGGGTGCGTCGTCATCCGCCTGCGCCTCGACATCGACAAAGGCTTTCGAATTGGGATCGATCTGCGCCTGGACGGCCCAATCGCCGGTCGGGCCGAAGGTGGCGCTGATAAAGGTTGCAGCGGTCGTATTGATGCGTTCGGTCATCGGGTTACCTTGTCTTTGAAGAGGGTTTGAAGTGCGCTCACGGCCAGACGAATGCCGGCAGCTCGGCGATGAATTCTGCGACAGTAGGCTGCGCCCGCTCGCCGGCCGTCACCCTGCCCAGTTCCGCCGTGGCGTAGGTCCACACCGCCGATCGCCAGGCAAACAGCGCCTCGGCCTCGGCCGCGAATTGCGGATTGGCGTCGTTGCGGTAGCTGACGGCTGATTGCAGGCTGTCGTATCGGCGTTCGCGCGCCTTGGCCTCCAGATGTGCCTGGATGGCGCTGGAGTATTCAGTCATCGCCAGCGTGAACGCATCAGCCGCCCGCTGCTCGGCTGTGACGACCCTGGAAAAATCAATTGTCGTCATTGGCCAAGATCTCCTCTTCGATGGCATTGAGATTGACCGGCAGCGAAACAGGTCCGTCTCCCGTCGTCATGATCGGCTCGGGGAATGTGACGTTGCTCGACGCATTGGGCTTGTGCGGAAGCAGAAGCGTGACCGTCAAAAGCCCGTCTTCTCTGGAAACAGGCCCGGCGAACCATTCGGAATCGACCGCCCCAAACGGCAGCGTCGCACCCTCCGGCAGTGGCGTGAAATCGAACGCCTCGCCATTGACCGTGAGAACGTCGCCGGCCACGGAAACGGACAGACTGTCATCCCGCATTTGCGGCGATAGGTTGATGCGCATCAGAACCATCTCCCTGTTGCCGTCACATAAATCGTCTTGTTGTTCCCCGCCGGATTGGAAGAGGAATTCCAGACAACAAACGTCGTTGATGTGAGGGTTTTTGTGATCGAGCTACCGCCGCCAACAAAGGCAACGTCGGCGCGGCCGAATTCATAGGACATTCGCGGGTTAACACCGACGAACGCCGCCGGGAAAGTCCATAGAGACTCCGACGCGAAGCCGAAGAGAGAGCCGCGCGCCGTGGCAATCGCTATGCCGGAAACATCCATGCCATGTGTGCAAATCAGCGTGCCGTCTGCCATCTTGACGTATTCGCCATTTGCGTTGCTGCCGCGCTCAAAGATCGACCCGATAGCAATTCCCGATGATTGAGAAACCGTGCCTTGCAGCTGATGCTCAATCTTGAACCACGCATTCCAAGACGCCCCCGATGCTGTTGTCGAGGTTCTTTTCCAGGTGCTTTGGTTGACCCTGAGGATCTGCCAATATCCATTGGAGGCGTTATTGGCGATTACCTCAAGAATGGAGCTGCCGTATACGGGAGACCCTGCGCCATAGACTGACGGCCCGTTGGCCCACGCTCCAGTTATCGTGTAAGTCCCCGGATAGATCAGCGAATTGAAATCGCCGTCGACCAGGCCGACATCCGCTCCACTCGGCACGGGCGAAGGGTGCCCCGGTGACGGTCCGAGCTTCGCGAGGAGCGCCGTCATGGTGTCGGCCGCCACGATGTCGCGTCCTTTGGCCTTGAAGTCGGAAAGCGCCGCTGCGGCTGACCCGGTAAAATAGGGCAGCTTGTCGGCCGCGCTCGTCAAAGCGGCGATCGCGGCGAGGTCTCCATCGGACAGCGTTTCGAGCAGCAGCCGGACGCGATCCTGAAACCGCGTTACGTCGCCCTTCGGCTGGATCGCATAACTGGCGGCATTTTGCGTCGGTCCCGGCCACGGATAGGCCAGCGTGATCGCCGAGCCGGCAATCGCGGCGATCGGGATCGCCAGCCCGACATGGGCGCCGAAGAAATCGCTCTCGCGCACGTTCGACCAGCTGACCGACTGTCCGGTCACCGCCACCTGGCCATTGGCGATCGAGGCTGTTCCGGAGCGGATCAGATCATCATTCGCCATCGGCCGGCTCCTTCGGTGTTGCCATTGTGCCGACACGGTCGCGCAGCCGCTCATTTTCCGCTTGCAGCGCGGCGATCGTGTCGTCGCGGTTGATCAGATGCTGCGCCAAAGCGAGGTTTCGCTCGCGCAGGTATTCGGCAAGGTTCGCCAGCTCGTTGAGCCGGGCGCGAAGGCTGATGGGAAAGGGCGTTTCCGCCGCCATGTGGCTGTCGGTCATTCAGTTGGCTTTCTTGTAGACGACGGGTGCGATCGTGCGTCGGCCGATAAAGAAGTCTTCTCCGGACGCGGATTTCTTGACGACGATTTTGTAGTTGAAGACCCCGGAGCCCGAGGTTCGCATGTGATAGAAGGTCGCCGTCTGCGAAGCGCCCAGCGCCGTGAATTCGAGCGTCGATTCCTTGATCATCACGTTGTCTTCGCGCAGTTCGATCAGCAGCGAGGCTTTGCCGCCAACGAGCGTGGTGGCGCGGGCGATGATGTCGGCATTGATGACGATGCCGTCATCGACGGTTTTCGAGACGTTCGTATCGGCCACGCCCTGGAACACGGTGGTCATCGTCACGGTGTCGATGGTCGCGACACTGAACAGTTTGGTGGCCGCGCCCTGGGCGAGCGCCGAGGTCTGGACGGAACCGTCCTCGAAGGTGATTTTGCTCGTCGAAATATTGCGGATGTAGGCGGTGTCGATGTAGACGCCCGTCGCATCGACCGCAAAGATTTGCGATCCCAGCTCGTCGTCACCGGCGGCAACGGCAAACCGGCCGGCATTGACGACGACGCGCGCAAGCTGGTTCGGATTGGACGGGACATAGGCAAACAGGCCGGCGGTGCGGTAGTCTTCCGCCGTCCCGAACCGCGCCTGCAGGCCGACTTTCGAATAGCCGCTGATCCCGGTGTTGACGACTTCGAAGCGCAACCGCGCATCGGCCGTCGCTTCGCCGACCTGCGCCGAGAGGGAATTGATCAATGTCCCCTGCGCGGTGATCGAGTTGCCGTGCGACGTCACCGTGGTCGACACGGCGTCGAGCGCCGAAACCGACGCCTTGTCGTTGAGGCTGGCGGTGATCGCGGTGATCGACGCGCCGTGGGCCGTGATCTGACCGCCCTGAGCGGCGACCTCGGCGACGGTGGAATTGAGCGCCGAGACATCGGCCTTGCTACCCAAACTCGCCGCAAGCTGCGTGACCTGCGATGCCAGGGCCGCTGTGGTGCTGGACGCGACGGTGATCTGCTCGATGAAACTCGCAAATTGCCCCGTCGTCGTGGCGATCTCGCGGCGCAGCTGCTGCTTGTCGGCGAAGTTGGCGAGATCCTGCTCGGCGATGCTGCGGGCCATCGCCGTGCTGTCGTCGATCAGCCGCCGAATGTTGTTGTCCTGCCAGATCCACTGACTGAGCTTCACCACATCGGCCGTGACTTCCTTGGTGATTTCCAGCAGATGCAGATCGTCGGCCGAAAATCGGATGTCGTCGGTGGTGACATCAAGCCAGCTGCTCCAGGCAGTCTCGCGGTTGGAAAACGGCACGAGCTTGCCGGAGACCTGATACTCCGTCGCCGGCAGGCACCAGTTGCCCGAAACAAGCCAATTGAACGGCACGCCATAGGGATACTGATCGCTGCTGAACACAACGGCGCCGGTCGCCTTCACCCGCACGCGGACCCACACCCGCTTGACGTCGTCGAGGTTGGCCGCACACGACACACGGATGGCCGGCCGGCGCGACAGTCCGTTCTGATCGGTGACCTCGGCCTTCACGGCCGACCAGCCCTGCATGATCTGCACCGGCGCCGCGATCCGGCCGAGCCAGCCGACCGCTGTCGGTAGCTCGAAGTCGGTCGACCAATCATAGTCGGACGGGTCGATCTCCTGCAGCGTCACCAGCTGGTTCATCGTCGGCTCGCCCTCGACCTCGACGACGAGGAAGCGCTTGTTCACATAGCCGTTGTGTTCGGAGGTCCAGGTGACGACATCGATGCCGGGTTCAAGCGCATAGGCCTCCGGCGGCAGCGGCACCTGGTGCTTGCGGAAACGCCGTTCCTCTTTCAGCGCTGCCCGCATGAGGCGCTGCACCTGCCGTTTGTGGGGAGCCGCCCGAAAGGCGATATCGGCGGGTAGACGCTTGCCGTCGCGCTCTTCCAGGTCGGGCAACCGAAGCGCCGGCGCGTCCTTGCTGGCCCAGGCCTCGTCGGGCTCCGGATAGACCGCATTGATCGCATTGATGGTCTGGTCAAGCGCCGGGAACGGTTCGAAGGCCTGCGGCGAGGTCACCAGCACCTCGGCATCGGTGAAGGCGAACACCGCCGCGCCGAACGCACCATTCTTCAGCTTGAACACGCCAGCGGTATCGGCGAGCCGGCCGCCCATCGCCTTGCGGAACTCTTCGACGACTTCGATCGGCAGGACGTCGCCGGCGATTTCCAAGCCACCGCGAAACTGCGGCTCGCGCGAGCCATCGGCATTGTCGATCAGCCGGCCGCATTCCTGGGCGGCGGCAATCCAGCTCGATGAGGGAAGCCGATGCTCGGCGACGTCCTGGCCGCCGTAGAACCATTCGTTCTTGTACTTCAGCCCCCGGATGACGTTGTAGGTCATCACCGCCAGATTTTCGGACGGTTCCCAGGTGGCGGTGTCGCTCCAGCGATGCGAACCGCTGCCGCCATTGGTCGAATCCTTGCGGATATCGTAGAGCGGCAACGGCGCCATTTCGAAGAGGCAAGCGGGCTGGCCGCGAAAGAGCTTTCGATTGAAGCGGTAGGTCATGACGGCGTAAGGCACGCCCCGGCCGACCATGCTTGCCGTCCACGGGCGCTTTTCGTGATCGCCGAACTTGTCGATCAGGTACGCGTCGGCCTGTGTCTGAGTGCCGTCGTGGAAGCGTACCCACGCATAGTCGGTGAATTCACCGTCGTCTTCGACCCGATATTCCTCGATCGGGAAACCGCGCGATACCGCCTCGTCCCAAAGGATGGTGCACTTCTCGTCGTCGATCCAGATGCCGCTCAGCCCGCTGACCGGCAGATTGCCGAGCTCGATGACCTCGGTCATGTGGCTGTTCGGTGTGCCGTTCTGGTCGCCGTAGCTGCCGATGTATTTACGCCGGCCGCGCGTCGCTGTGCGTCCGATCGTCGTCGACACCGCCTTGTCGTCACCGACCTCGACCTGCAACTTGACGCCGACCGGCTGCTGTTTCGGCTGGTCTGGCGTGAGCGCCATTTGCAACAGCGTCGAGCCGATGCTCATCGCCAGCCCAAGCACGACCTGGGCGATGCCGGCGCCGCTGGCGATCGCGCCAATCACGCCGGCGATCGCAC
This genomic window contains:
- a CDS encoding pyocin knob domain-containing protein; its protein translation is MANDDLIRSGTASIANGQVAVTGQSVSWSNVRESDFFGAHVGLAIPIAAIAGSAITLAYPWPGPTQNAASYAIQPKGDVTRFQDRVRLLLETLSDGDLAAIAALTSAADKLPYFTGSAAAALSDFKAKGRDIVAADTMTALLAKLGPSPGHPSPVPSGADVGLVDGDFNSLIYPGTYTITGAWANGPSVYGAGSPVYGSSILEVIANNASNGYWQILRVNQSTWKRTSTTASGASWNAWFKIEHQLQGTVSQSSGIAIGSIFERGSNANGEYVKMADGTLICTHGMDVSGIAIATARGSLFGFASESLWTFPAAFVGVNPRMSYEFGRADVAFVGGGSSITKTLTSTTFVVWNSSSNPAGNNKTIYVTATGRWF